In Nitratiruptor sp. YY09-18, a single window of DNA contains:
- a CDS encoding HAD family hydrolase — MDQAVKCTILFDLDGTLIDSTEAILESFHKAFRFFGKEPPEDKQILTLIGHPLDFMFRHLGIKENVEEYVTRYKVEYRKIFKEKTKLLPTAREALKEAATFAKLGVVTTKTGKYSRELLEYMGLMSYFGVLVGSEDVLHHKPHPEPILKAMHHLESDLQNSFMVGDTCLDMEAAHAANITGIGVSCGYGSKEHMQKCSRHLFATPLEGVAFIKRVCQLV, encoded by the coding sequence ACCGAAGCGATATTAGAATCTTTTCACAAAGCGTTTCGTTTCTTTGGCAAAGAGCCCCCCGAAGATAAACAGATTTTGACACTTATTGGTCATCCTCTCGATTTCATGTTTCGCCATCTGGGTATTAAAGAGAATGTAGAAGAGTATGTTACAAGATATAAAGTAGAGTATCGCAAAATCTTCAAAGAAAAGACAAAGCTCCTTCCTACTGCACGCGAAGCTCTCAAAGAGGCTGCGACTTTTGCAAAGCTTGGAGTTGTGACTACAAAAACAGGGAAATATTCAAGGGAGCTTTTGGAATATATGGGATTGATGAGCTATTTTGGCGTGTTGGTTGGATCTGAAGATGTTTTGCACCACAAACCCCATCCAGAGCCAATTCTCAAAGCGATGCACCATCTTGAAAGTGACCTACAAAATAGTTTTATGGTAGGTGATACATGCCTCGATATGGAGGCAGCACATGCTGCAAACATTACTGGTATTGGTGTATCATGCGGTTATGGATCCAAAGAGCATATGCAAAAGTGCAGCCGCCACCTCTTTGCAACACCCCTTGAGGGAGTAGCGTTTATAAAAAGAGTTTGTCAATTGGTATAA
- a CDS encoding 2-oxoacid:ferredoxin oxidoreductase subunit alpha, translated as MAKKFELNEVEVWDGNMAAAHALRQAQVDIVAAYPITPSTPIVQNYSKFLADGYVDGEFIMVESEHSAMSGCVAASAAGVRAATATSSQGFALMVEVLYQASGMRLPIVLTVVNRALAAPLNVNGDHSDMYLGRDAGWINLCSYNPQEAYDLTLMAFKIGEDPNVRLPVMVHQDGFICSHTAQNVRPLQDEEAAEFVGEYKPVNTMLDVANPVTHGVQTEEDWHFEHKARQHHDLMNSFDTIKKVFNEFKERTGREYDLVYTYKMDDADVAIFALGTTVESARIAADQMREKGIKAGVVSLRVLRPFPFKEVAKALENVKAVAAMDRSAPGGTFGALFNEVSATMLAHGKSPVMLNYIYGLGGRDTTIDMLKEVYEDLDKCAKAGKAVVPLQQFLGLRGPKLSFY; from the coding sequence ATGGCGAAAAAGTTTGAATTAAATGAAGTAGAGGTTTGGGATGGAAACATGGCTGCTGCCCATGCACTGCGCCAAGCGCAGGTAGATATTGTAGCAGCTTATCCTATTACACCTTCAACACCAATCGTGCAAAACTACTCTAAGTTTTTAGCTGATGGGTATGTAGATGGTGAATTTATTATGGTTGAGTCTGAACACTCAGCAATGAGTGGATGTGTGGCTGCAAGTGCTGCAGGTGTGCGTGCTGCAACTGCTACAAGTTCACAAGGTTTTGCACTTATGGTCGAGGTGCTCTACCAAGCAAGTGGTATGAGACTCCCAATTGTTCTCACAGTAGTTAACCGTGCCTTGGCAGCTCCACTCAACGTGAACGGAGATCATTCAGATATGTATCTTGGACGAGATGCTGGGTGGATAAATCTGTGCTCATACAATCCACAAGAGGCGTATGATCTTACACTTATGGCTTTTAAAATTGGTGAAGATCCTAATGTCCGCCTTCCAGTTATGGTGCATCAAGATGGATTTATTTGTTCGCATACTGCACAAAATGTTCGCCCTCTCCAAGATGAAGAGGCTGCAGAGTTTGTAGGTGAATATAAACCTGTAAATACTATGCTTGATGTTGCAAACCCTGTAACGCATGGCGTGCAGACTGAAGAGGATTGGCACTTTGAGCATAAAGCGCGTCAACACCACGACCTCATGAACTCATTTGATACTATCAAAAAAGTCTTTAATGAGTTTAAGGAAAGAACCGGACGAGAGTATGACCTTGTCTACACATATAAAATGGATGATGCGGATGTGGCAATTTTTGCTCTTGGAACTACTGTAGAGAGTGCGCGCATTGCAGCTGATCAGATGAGAGAGAAGGGCATTAAGGCTGGCGTTGTGAGTCTGAGAGTTCTTCGACCGTTCCCGTTCAAAGAGGTTGCAAAAGCTCTAGAAAATGTCAAAGCAGTGGCTGCAATGGATAGAAGTGCTCCTGGCGGAACTTTTGGTGCACTCTTCAATGAAGTTAGTGCTACTATGCTAGCACATGGCAAGAGTCCAGTAATGCTCAACTACATCTATGGTCTTGGTGGACGCGATACTACGATCGATATGCTCAAAGAGGTATATGAAGATCTTGATAAGTGTGCAAAAGCTGGCAAAGCTGTTGTGCCATTGCAGCAATTCTTGGGACTTAGAGGTCCGAAGTTATCGTTTTATTAA
- a CDS encoding diguanylate cyclase: MKRYSIIFTVIGFFVALASMNLYDIQKSFIAKFKKQTKLVLDNEINLKKNSTLALAIATSEHKDIEPYFLKHKVPYLEKISKNLRRYTNYKNIHFAIVDTNATILYATYKIIHYNTCKKFSQKKNSYKTDIVLDCRGIHFGAFVPIFIEGKLQGYLETFSQFNSIVKDLQRIGIEAVVLLDKKYKSYAKELHRMVREYKVVNSNTSPQLLEQIQNIDIEQVLYSNEPLAINGQIFYRYPLKDLEGEILGWIVFSKEKNAVLTDFISKSLIYRVIFMIVLFIFTILIIMKIFNREMVEKLRKQYEYFATILDKIQEIVIINDGFTMKYANSTFFQYFNDYKNLEEFLREHQCICDFFVHEEGFIDAIIEGKKWTEYILAHPDKEYYAKVRYKEQEYIFQVKASRLNEEDFVVIFIDITQKYQKQKRLQQLAIIDPLTKLYNRYFFEKVANEGIKKAATLQTDLLFAMIDIDYFKQINDTYGHDVGDVVLREIAAILQHEFRKSDLIFRIGGEEFLIIFETTNVQKVLELLEDVRRKIATHKFEGVYGQVTISIGVAKYRDGDDVHSLYKRADEALYEAKKLGRNRLVYKGDEDD; this comes from the coding sequence TTGAAACGCTATAGTATTATTTTTACCGTGATAGGATTCTTTGTGGCATTAGCATCGATGAATCTCTATGATATTCAAAAGTCATTTATTGCAAAATTTAAAAAACAAACAAAACTTGTACTTGATAATGAGATTAATTTGAAAAAAAACTCAACCCTTGCTTTGGCAATAGCAACAAGTGAGCACAAAGATATTGAGCCGTATTTTTTAAAGCATAAAGTACCATATCTGGAAAAAATTAGTAAAAATTTACGCAGATATACCAATTACAAAAACATCCATTTTGCCATTGTTGACACGAATGCCACTATACTCTATGCTACATATAAAATTATACATTACAATACATGTAAAAAGTTTTCACAAAAAAAGAACAGCTATAAAACTGATATTGTTTTAGATTGTCGTGGTATCCATTTTGGAGCATTTGTACCAATTTTTATCGAGGGTAAGCTCCAAGGATATCTTGAAACTTTTAGTCAGTTTAACTCCATTGTGAAAGATTTGCAACGTATAGGAATTGAAGCAGTTGTTTTGCTTGACAAAAAGTATAAAAGTTATGCAAAAGAGCTGCATCGTATGGTACGAGAGTATAAAGTTGTCAACTCCAATACATCACCACAGCTTCTTGAACAGATACAAAATATAGATATTGAACAGGTTTTGTACAGCAATGAACCTCTAGCAATCAATGGGCAGATTTTTTATCGCTATCCTCTTAAGGATCTTGAAGGCGAAATTTTGGGATGGATAGTATTTAGTAAAGAGAAAAATGCAGTACTCACAGACTTTATTAGTAAGTCTCTCATATATCGTGTTATTTTTATGATTGTTTTATTTATTTTTACAATTTTAATCATTATGAAAATATTCAATAGAGAGATGGTTGAAAAATTGCGTAAGCAGTATGAGTATTTTGCGACGATTCTTGATAAGATCCAAGAGATTGTGATTATTAATGATGGCTTTACAATGAAATATGCCAATAGCACCTTCTTTCAATACTTCAATGATTATAAAAATTTAGAGGAGTTTTTGCGCGAGCATCAGTGTATATGTGATTTCTTCGTTCATGAAGAAGGATTTATCGATGCGATTATTGAAGGTAAAAAGTGGACGGAGTATATCCTAGCGCATCCTGATAAAGAGTATTATGCAAAGGTGCGCTATAAAGAGCAAGAGTATATTTTCCAGGTCAAAGCGAGTAGACTCAATGAAGAAGATTTTGTAGTAATCTTTATTGATATAACACAAAAGTATCAAAAGCAAAAAAGACTCCAACAACTTGCAATCATAGATCCTCTGACTAAGCTTTACAATCGCTACTTCTTTGAAAAAGTTGCCAATGAGGGAATCAAAAAAGCTGCAACACTCCAAACAGATCTGCTCTTTGCAATGATTGATATTGATTATTTCAAACAGATCAATGATACTTATGGCCACGATGTAGGAGATGTGGTTCTTAGAGAAATTGCCGCCATCTTACAGCACGAATTTCGCAAAAGTGATCTCATATTCCGCATAGGTGGGGAGGAGTTTCTCATAATCTTTGAAACTACAAACGTCCAAAAAGTGCTCGAACTTTTAGAAGATGTGCGCAGGAAAATTGCGACACATAAATTTGAGGGAGTATATGGTCAAGTAACTATTAGTATAGGTGTGGCAAAATATAGAGATGGTGATGATGTCCATAGCCTCTATAAAAGGGCTGATGAGGCTTTATATGAGGCAAAAAAATTAGGAAGAAACAGACTTGTATATAAAGGAGACGAAGATGATTGA
- the arsC gene encoding arsenate reductase (glutaredoxin) (This arsenate reductase requires both glutathione and glutaredoxin to convert arsenate to arsenite, after which the efflux transporter formed by ArsA and ArsB can extrude the arsenite from the cell, providing resistance.), whose amino-acid sequence MAEYILWHNPRCAKSREGYKLLEGLDVEVRRYIDEPPTCQELQDVLQKLGMKPSELVRKKEKLYKELGLKDASEEEILKAMCEHPRLIERPILIKGDQAVLGRPPEKFKELIEDV is encoded by the coding sequence ATGGCAGAGTATATTCTATGGCACAATCCGCGATGTGCAAAGAGCAGAGAGGGATACAAGCTTTTAGAAGGTCTCGATGTGGAGGTGCGCCGCTATATTGATGAACCACCAACATGCCAAGAGTTGCAAGATGTTTTGCAAAAACTTGGTATGAAACCAAGTGAACTTGTGCGCAAAAAGGAAAAACTCTATAAAGAACTCGGCCTCAAAGATGCAAGCGAAGAGGAGATTCTCAAAGCGATGTGCGAGCATCCAAGGCTCATTGAGCGTCCTATTCTTATCAAAGGAGATCAAGCTGTTTTGGGAAGGCCTCCCGAAAAGTTTAAAGAACTAATAGAAGATGTATGA
- the luxS gene encoding S-ribosylhomocysteine lyase: MPLLESFLVDHTRMHAPAVRKAKELQTPSGDPITVYDLRFVKPNKQIMSVKGTHTLEHLFAGYMRSHLNSDDVEIIDISPMGCRTGFYMSVIGRPDELSVAQAWEKSMRDILALKSIEDIPELNVYQCGSCYMHSLNKAQRIAKYVVESGIGIMNNEELKLDLGAIDKHKCDVDPKSVEVIGE; encoded by the coding sequence ATGCCTCTATTAGAGAGTTTTTTAGTAGATCATACAAGAATGCATGCGCCTGCAGTGCGAAAAGCCAAGGAGTTGCAAACACCATCCGGTGATCCAATTACTGTCTATGACTTGCGTTTTGTCAAGCCAAACAAACAGATCATGAGTGTCAAAGGTACACATACCTTGGAGCACCTCTTTGCAGGATATATGCGCAGTCATCTCAATAGTGATGATGTTGAGATCATAGATATCTCACCTATGGGATGTCGCACGGGATTTTATATGAGTGTGATTGGTAGACCCGATGAACTCAGTGTTGCACAAGCCTGGGAAAAGAGTATGCGTGACATACTAGCACTCAAAAGCATTGAAGATATTCCAGAGCTCAATGTCTACCAGTGTGGAAGCTGCTATATGCACTCACTCAATAAAGCACAAAGAATAGCTAAATATGTGGTGGAAAGTGGTATAGGTATTATGAACAATGAAGAGTTGAAATTGGATCTGGGTGCAATTGACAAGCATAAGTGTGATGTAGATCCAAAGAGTGTAGAAGTTATTGGAGAGTAG
- a CDS encoding 4Fe-4S dicluster-binding protein, translated as MAKDMKEIKKVEEINELGWNELIPGAALFSFTEPVEDVVEVPMEERPYAPTNSHEWQVGDWRVEKPVYNRDLCIDCQFCWVFCPDISILSRDKKMIGVIYEHCKGCGICVEVCPTNPKSLLMFPEHMDNNEALSMWPKKEEKK; from the coding sequence ATGGCAAAAGATATGAAAGAGATAAAAAAGGTAGAAGAGATTAATGAATTAGGCTGGAATGAGCTTATTCCTGGTGCAGCGCTCTTCTCTTTTACTGAGCCTGTTGAGGATGTAGTCGAGGTACCTATGGAAGAGAGGCCATATGCTCCTACAAACTCCCATGAATGGCAAGTAGGGGATTGGAGAGTAGAAAAACCTGTCTATAACAGAGACCTCTGTATCGATTGTCAGTTTTGTTGGGTATTTTGTCCAGATATTTCAATACTTAGTCGTGATAAAAAGATGATCGGCGTTATTTATGAGCACTGCAAAGGTTGTGGTATATGCGTGGAAGTATGTCCTACTAATCCAAAATCACTTTTGATGTTTCCAGAGCATATGGATAACAATGAAGCACTTAGTATGTGGCCCAAAAAAGAAGAGAAGAAGTAA
- a CDS encoding thiamine pyrophosphate-dependent enzyme has product MVKKIKNLKELSLSNDRFEGANLMCPGCSHNIIVREVLNATDDPVIVATATGCLEVCTAVYPKTSWDVSWIHIGFENAAVAAATVSAAYEVMKKKGKLPPATQKMVDEGKEPKIVAFAGDGGTYDIGFQSLSGAFERGHNFMYVCLDNEVYANTGGQRSSSTPIGASTTTSPAGSVSYGEKMMKKSMVEIMADHGAPYVAQVSPSKWKDLIKKVQKGFEVYGPVYINAQSACTTEWKHAPEDTIEVSDLGVESCVWPLYEIINERDEHGIIYSTKLNITYRPKNKIPVEEYLAAQPRFRHLFKPENRHIIDLWQKAVDTRWEYLQRREEAGV; this is encoded by the coding sequence ATGGTAAAAAAGATCAAAAATCTAAAAGAGTTGTCACTATCAAATGATAGATTTGAGGGCGCAAACCTTATGTGTCCTGGATGTTCGCACAATATTATTGTGCGAGAAGTTCTCAATGCGACAGATGATCCTGTCATTGTTGCTACTGCGACAGGATGTTTGGAAGTATGTACGGCGGTATATCCAAAGACAAGCTGGGATGTAAGTTGGATCCATATCGGATTTGAAAATGCAGCAGTTGCAGCAGCAACTGTAAGTGCGGCATATGAAGTAATGAAGAAAAAGGGCAAGCTCCCACCAGCAACGCAAAAGATGGTAGATGAGGGAAAAGAGCCAAAAATCGTTGCATTTGCAGGTGATGGTGGAACATATGATATCGGTTTTCAGTCACTCAGTGGAGCATTTGAGAGAGGTCACAACTTCATGTATGTCTGTCTTGACAATGAGGTCTATGCAAATACTGGAGGGCAAAGGAGTTCATCTACACCAATAGGAGCAAGTACGACAACCAGTCCAGCTGGTAGTGTGAGCTATGGTGAGAAGATGATGAAAAAAAGCATGGTAGAGATCATGGCAGATCATGGTGCACCCTATGTTGCGCAGGTAAGTCCAAGTAAATGGAAAGATTTAATCAAAAAGGTGCAAAAAGGTTTTGAAGTTTATGGACCTGTCTATATCAATGCTCAAAGTGCTTGTACAACTGAGTGGAAGCACGCTCCAGAAGATACTATAGAAGTGAGTGATCTTGGAGTCGAGAGCTGTGTATGGCCACTCTATGAGATTATCAATGAGCGTGATGAGCACGGAATTATCTATAGCACGAAGCTCAATATTACCTATAGACCAAAGAATAAAATTCCGGTAGAGGAGTATCTTGCTGCACAGCCAAGATTTAGACACCTCTTCAAACCAGAGAATAGACACATTATTGATCTATGGCAAAAAGCTGTCGATACAAGATGGGAGTATCTCCAAAGAAGAGAAGAGGCTGGAGTCTAA
- a CDS encoding pyruvate flavodoxin oxidoreductase subunit gamma yields the protein MLEIRWHSRAGQGAVTGAKGLADVVANTGKYVQAFAFYGSAKRGAAMTAYNRVDEQPILNHEKFMRPDYVLVIDPGLTYTADITANEKENTKYIITTHLSKEELIKSQPKLEGKEVYVVDCMQISLDTIGRAIPNTPMLGALMKVSGMFELDYFKDAMKKVLAKFPQKIIDANMAAIERAYNEVK from the coding sequence ATGTTAGAGATTCGATGGCATAGTCGTGCTGGACAGGGGGCAGTTACAGGGGCTAAAGGTTTAGCCGATGTAGTTGCTAATACAGGAAAATATGTACAAGCTTTTGCCTTTTATGGATCTGCAAAACGTGGTGCGGCGATGACTGCATACAACAGAGTTGATGAACAGCCAATTCTCAATCACGAAAAGTTCATGAGACCAGACTATGTCTTGGTAATTGACCCAGGTCTTACATATACTGCTGATATTACTGCAAATGAAAAAGAGAATACAAAATATATCATCACGACACACCTTTCCAAAGAGGAGCTTATCAAATCACAGCCAAAGTTGGAAGGCAAAGAGGTGTATGTAGTGGACTGTATGCAAATTTCGCTCGATACCATTGGAAGAGCCATTCCGAATACTCCAATGCTTGGAGCATTGATGAAAGTTTCGGGAATGTTTGAGCTTGATTATTTTAAAGATGCGATGAAAAAAGTTCTTGCAAAATTTCCACAAAAAATCATCGATGCAAATATGGCGGCGATTGAGCGTGCCTACAATGAAGTGAAATAA
- a CDS encoding tRNA (5-methylaminomethyl-2-thiouridine)(34)-methyltransferase MnmD, whose protein sequence is MYEIRQSNDGSLTLYSHEFDECYHSTKDGALTEALQKHVIPAFTFCSKPHLRILDICFGLGINTLATLYHFFHQDRVKSIEIFSPELDRNLLQLLPDFTYPEQLAPYKEILLELLRTKRFQSDNITIELFIGNARAYIKSLHAIDVVYQDAFSPKKNPILWTVEYFTDIAKLLTDDGILTTYSQATPVRLALHEVGLKVYELKLGSLKPMTIASKKELPLRRIDMETKKMRSCAKPIKDEDIETL, encoded by the coding sequence ATGTATGAGATTCGTCAAAGTAATGATGGGAGTTTGACTCTCTATTCGCATGAGTTTGATGAGTGTTACCATTCCACCAAAGATGGGGCACTCACCGAAGCTTTACAAAAACATGTCATCCCAGCTTTTACTTTCTGCTCCAAACCGCATTTGCGCATTCTTGATATCTGTTTTGGGCTAGGTATCAATACACTTGCAACACTCTATCACTTTTTCCATCAAGATCGTGTGAAATCTATAGAGATATTTTCGCCCGAACTTGACAGGAATCTTTTACAACTGCTTCCAGATTTTACTTATCCTGAACAATTAGCACCCTACAAAGAGATTTTATTGGAACTTTTACGAACAAAAAGATTTCAAAGTGACAATATTACAATAGAGCTTTTTATAGGTAATGCGAGAGCGTATATCAAAAGCCTTCATGCTATTGATGTTGTTTATCAGGATGCTTTTAGTCCCAAGAAAAATCCGATTCTTTGGACAGTTGAGTATTTTACAGATATAGCAAAACTCCTTACAGATGATGGAATCCTTACAACCTATTCGCAAGCAACTCCTGTGAGACTCGCGCTTCATGAAGTTGGTTTAAAGGTATATGAACTAAAACTTGGCAGCCTCAAGCCAATGACGATTGCAAGCAAAAAAGAGCTTCCTCTTAGACGCATAGATATGGAAACGAAGAAGATGCGCTCATGCGCAAAGCCTATAAAGGATGAAGATATTGAAACGCTATAG
- the amrA gene encoding AmmeMemoRadiSam system protein A encodes MIDDNLKRAMLNIARIAIKEEFLGHKELNDEVKQRLIQMFPRLAEPGAVFVTINERSSLRGCIGSLVAYRPLIDDLIENAKAAAFGDPRFPPLSPEEFDKITIEISLLSEPKPLEYKDIEDLRQKIRPGVDGVVLKLDGRQATFLPQVWEELPDFDQFFAHLCLKAGLPANCLEYHPQIFTYQVEKFSEDDFKSL; translated from the coding sequence ATGATTGATGATAATCTCAAAAGGGCAATGCTCAATATTGCCCGTATTGCAATAAAAGAGGAATTTTTGGGGCATAAAGAGCTCAATGATGAAGTCAAACAGCGCCTGATACAAATGTTCCCTAGACTTGCTGAACCTGGCGCAGTGTTTGTGACAATAAATGAGCGAAGTTCACTACGGGGATGTATCGGTTCGTTAGTAGCCTATAGACCTCTCATTGATGATTTGATAGAGAATGCAAAAGCAGCAGCATTTGGAGATCCAAGATTTCCACCATTGAGCCCAGAGGAGTTTGACAAAATAACAATAGAGATATCCCTTTTGAGTGAGCCAAAGCCCCTTGAGTATAAAGATATTGAAGATTTGCGTCAAAAGATTCGTCCCGGCGTCGATGGAGTAGTTCTTAAGCTTGATGGCCGCCAGGCAACATTTTTGCCACAAGTTTGGGAAGAATTGCCAGATTTTGATCAATTTTTTGCACATCTTTGTCTCAAAGCCGGCCTTCCGGCAAATTGCCTTGAGTATCATCCGCAGATATTTACATATCAGGTAGAAAAATTTAGTGAAGATGATTTTAAATCTCTATAA